A single region of the Lates calcarifer isolate ASB-BC8 linkage group LG3, TLL_Latcal_v3, whole genome shotgun sequence genome encodes:
- the LOC108891261 gene encoding uncharacterized protein LOC108891261 yields the protein MAGFIWILALLSVAGCHQSSASPVLRSPWMVQVGQNVTLTCNLTSSREITWYLFHSDQLLPLLTVQQTKFGQDMVNFHSANSSHISTSGDVETGLVSLEILEVEEKDAGLYFCSGRCGGDVCVNRGTLLDVDGADGGSARDKMKQPCWNLGICVLPAFLVLVFTFTFGFCLCSGKSAVCCCCSERGDSSLKFTQEESLHYSSLKHANQPRPSDQGRTRLDKEDVTYSTVATRKNLNRSHEHR from the exons ATGGCAGGTTTCATATGGATCCTCGCTCTTCTCA gtgtTGCAGGATGTCACCAGTCTTCAGCCTCACCTGTCCTCCGCTCTCCCTGGATGGTGCAGGTGGGGCAGAACGTCACGCTGACCTGTAACCTGACGTCCAGCAGGGAGATCACCTGGTACCTGTTTCATTCAGaccagctgctgcctctgctgacGGTTCAGCAGACTAAATTTGGACAAGATATGGTCAACTTTCACTCTGCAAACAGCAGCCACATCAGCACCAGTGGGGATGTGGAGACGGGTCTGGTCAGTCTGGAGAtcctggaggtggaggagaaggatgCCGGGCTGTACTTCTGCTCAGGGCGGTGTGGAGGGGATGTATGTGTTAACAGAGGAACTCTTCTAGATGTGGATG GAGCTGATGGTGGGTCAGCCAGAGACAAAATGAAGCAGCCATGCTGGAATCTGGGAATCTGTGTTCTTCCAGCTTTTCTCGTCCTGGTTTTCACCTTCACCTTTGGATTCTGCCTGTGCTCAG GTAAAtcagctgtctgctgctgttgttcagagagaggagactcCAGTCTGAAGTTCACACAG gaggagTCTCTGCATTACTCCAGTCTGAAACATGCAAACCAGCCCCGCCCCTCTGACCAAGGACGGACACGATTGGACAAAGAGGACGTGACGTACTCCACAGTGGCCACTCGCAAGAACCTAAACAGATCACATGAGCACAGATAG
- the LOC108891260 gene encoding uncharacterized protein LOC108891260 codes for MPDTNLCLEALSALSGCNVEQTSSPSQLTPQDFVNIVALKEFYKQEGFKELEYPSLGTLSLQDLDEQDMYSSPLALTEGPGPEESLKTTVKINPQDFFHPQYNYDFTNIKDGNTNFLRGNEQYFRPCGWNRVALRVMQKYDGGDHWLGTGKDAWPVSYHGQNMDGSLGIIVTHKGCPDSELLDAAAASLVTGETRGRGVYSTPDIKMAEKYCKRFKSKVDGNTYQVLLQNRINPEERKECQRENVWVVYIPEGRNDVQTRAIVQKSIRPYGLLLKKV; via the exons ATGCCGGACACTAATCTCTGCTTGGAGGCCCTGTCGGCTCTCTCCGGCTGCAATGTCGAACAGACCAGCAGCCCCTCCCAGCTCACCCCGCAGGATTTCGTCAACATTGTGGCCCTGAAGGAGTTTTATAAGCAGGAGGGGTTCAAGGAGCTGGAGTACCCCAGTTTAGGCACTCTGTCCCTGCAGGACTTGGACGAACAGGACATGTACAGCTCCCCTCTGGCACTGACTGAGGGCCCTGGGCCGGAAGAGAGCCTCAAGACCACAGTGAAGATCAACCCTCAGGACTTCTTCCATCCTCAGTACAATTACGACTTCACCAACATCAAG GATGGCAACACCAACTTCCTCCGTGGTAATGAGCAGTACTTTCGCCCCTGTGGGTGGAACCGTGTCGCCTTACGAGTCATGCAGAAGTATGATGGTGGCGACCACTGGCTCGGGACGGGTAAGGACGCCTGGCCTGTCTCCTACCACGGGCAAAACATGGACGGCTCCCTGGGCATCATCGTGACCCACAAAGGGTGCCCTGACAGCGAGCTTCTGGATGCTGCTGCCGCCTCTCTGGTCACCGGGGAGACGAGAGGTAGAGGGGTGTACTCCACACCAGACATCAAGATGGCGGAGAAGTACTGCAAGAGGTTCAAGTCCAAAGTGGATGGGAATACGTACCAGGTGCTTCTTCAGAACCGCATCAacccagaggagaggaaggagtgCCAGAGAGAAAACGTCTGGGTGGTCTACATCCCTGAAGGCCGCAATGACGTCCAGACGAGGGCCATCGTGCAGAAGTCCATCCGTCCCTACGGGCTGCTGCTGAAGAAAGTGTGA
- the lgals17 gene encoding galectin 17 — protein sequence MKTTMRRHWVFIHLLCFLVGGLVDSSSLSSAKHFLSVTSTVGNQVVLPCSWKSHLGEEVPSACHVQWTTLADTVFEQWGAQKWQAETFRGRAEVPEEKLGAGDCSLIISDVQIGDTGRYESFMVVDGARSKKTRVFIQSVKLSVFDHKTRQSLGPGEDLVLNLHTNHSVRVVFLGSNSSEWSLVWMRGDENTERLEKHPLKEQLTIKNLKSSDGGTYKVLDEQGLAVSTVLLSVEEGSTALHRVMDKETVAGDAAKSSCSALLILSVLVTSFQIPHLL from the exons ATGAAAACAACCATGAGGCGACACTG GGTTTTCATACATCTTCTATGTTTCCTGGTTGGAGGTTTAGTTG ACTCCTCTTCCCTGTCCTCCGCCAAACACTTCCTGTCCGTCACCTCCACGGTGGGGAACCAGGTGGTCCTTCCCTGCAGCTGGAAGTCTCACCTGGGGGAGGAGGTCCCATCCGCCTGCCATGTCCAGTGGACCACCCTGGCCGACACGGTGTTCGAGCAGTGGGGGGCACAGAAGTGGCAGGCGGAGACGTTCAGGGGCCGGGCGGAGGTTCCAGAGGAGAAGCTCGGGGCCGGGGACTGTTCGCTGATCATCAGCGACGTTCAGATCGGAGACACGGGGAGATACGAGAGCTTCATGGTGGTGGACGGAGCGAGGTCCAAGAAAACCAGGGTCTTCATTCAGAGTGTCAAGCTGTCTGTGTTCG accACAAAACCCGTCAGTCTCTGGGTCCAGGTGAAGACCTGGTTCTGAATCTCCACACCAATCACTCTGTGAGAGTGGTCTTCCTCGGCAG TAACAGCTCAGAGTGGTCGCTCGTGTGGATGCGGGGGGATGAAAACACTGAGCGGCTGGAGAAACATCCGCTGAAGGAGCAGCTGACCATAAAGAACTTAAAGAGCTCTGACGGAGGAACGTACAAAGTTCTGGATGAGCAGGGCCTCGCTGTCAGCACCGTGCTGCTCTCTGTGGAAG AGGGATCCACAGCTCTCCACCGGGTTATGGATAAGGAAACAGTAGCAG GTGACGCTGCCAAAAGCAGCTGCTCAGCTCTTCTCATCTTGTCTGTACTTGTCACGAGTTTCCAAATTCCtcatctgctctga
- the vps52 gene encoding vacuolar protein sorting-associated protein 52 homolog isoform X1, with translation MAEGTTAAVGAGLDVNTAGNPTEIAMAYLQDEKTEGEISNLNLGELDLTTDEFILDEVDIHIQANLEDDLVKEALKTGVDLRQYSKQVEAELQRIEQASIKDYIKESQNIALLHNQITACDSILERMEGMLSGFQSDLSSISSEIQTLQQQSVSMNVRLKNRQAVRSHLSQLVDELVVPGAMISTILDSPVTEQEFLEQLHELNNKINFAKELSFRETLACSDIQDIVDRLKLKAVSKIREFILQKIYSFRKPMTNYQIPQNTLLKYRFFYQFLLANERTVAKEIRDEYVDTMSKIYYSYFKSYSGRLLKVQYEEVADKDDLMGVEDTAKKGFFSKPSLKSRNTIFTLGQRGAILSPAELEGPILVPHTAQRGDSRYPYETLFRSQHYALLDNGCREYLFLSDFFMVAGNSALDLFNSIMGKTLSMFLKSMSTYVSDCYDSIAIFLCIHIILRFRAITAKRNIPALDKYWEAVLELLWPRFELILEMNIHSIRNTDPQKLGVLDTRPHYITRRYAEFSSAIVSINQTFPNERTNALLGQLQVEVENFVLKMAAEFPSRRDQLIFLINNYDMMLGVLMERAADDSKEVEGFQQLLLARTQEFIEEILSPPFGGMIAFVKEAEALMEKGQLDRLKNEEARITQLVRGFSSTWKQSVESMSQDVMRSFTNFKNGTSIIQGALTQLIQYYHGFHKILNQPTFRSLAVRSELINLHHLMVEVKKHKPNF, from the exons ATGGCGGAGGGAACTACAGCAGCTGTTGGAGCTGGCCTCGATGTAAACACAGCTGGAAACCCAACAGAAATCGCCATGGCTTATTTACAAGACGAG AAGACTGAAGGAGAGATCTCTAACCTGAACCTGGGAGAACTGGACCTCACCACCGATGAGTTTATCCTGGATGAAGTGGACA TTCACATCCAGGCCAATCTGGAGGATGACCTCGTGAAGGAGGCGCTCAAAACG GGTGTCGACCTCAGGCAGTACTCCAaacaggtggaggcagagctgcagaggatcGAACAGGCCTCCATCAAAGACT ACATCAAGGAGAGTCAGAACATCGCTCTCCTGCACAACCAGATCACCGCCTGTGATTCCATACTGGAG CGTATGGAGGGAATGCTGAGCGGCTTCCAGAGCGACCTGTCCTCCATCAGCAGTGAGATCcagactctgcagcagcagtcgGTCAGCATGAACGTCCGGCTGAAGAACAGGCAGGCCGTGCGCAGCCACCTCAGCCAGCTGGTGGACGAGCTGGTGGTGCCCGGAGCCATGATCTC CACCATCCTGGACAGCCCTGTGACGGAGCAGGAGTTCCTGGAGCAGCTCCACGAGCTCAACAACAAGATCAACTTTGCCAAAGAGCTGAGCTTCAGAGAGACGCTGGCCTGCTCCGACATCCAGGACATCGTGGACCGCCTCAAACTCAag GCTGTTTCAAAGATCAGAGAGTTCATTCTCCAGAAGATCTACTCCTTCAGGAAGCCGATGACCAACTATCAGATACCACAGAACACGCTGCTGAAGTACAG ATTTTTCTACCAGTTCCTCTTGGCCAATGAGAGGACGGTTGCAAAAGAGATCCGAGACGAGTACGTGGACACGATGAGTAAAATCTACTACAGCTACTTCAAATCGTACAGCGGCAGGCTGCTCAAAGTGCAG TACGAGGAGGTGGCAGACAAAGACGACCTGATGGGGGTAGAAGACACAGCCAAGAAAG GTTTCTTCTCCAAACCGTCTCTGAAGAGCAGGAACACCATCTTCACTCTGGGCCAGAGGGGGGCCATACTGAGTCCTGCTGAGCTGGAGGGGCCGATCCTGGTTCCACATACagctcagagaggagacagcagg TATCCGTATGAGACGCTGTTCCGCAGCCAGCACTACGCTCTGCTGGACAACGGCTGCAGAGAATACCTCTTCCTGTCAGACTTCTTCATGGTGGCAGGAAACTCTGCGCTCGACCTCTTCAACAGCATCATGGGAAAAACTCTCAGCATGTTCCTG aagAGTATGTCCACGTACGTGTCCGACTGCTACGACAGCATCGCCATCTTCCTGTGCATCCACATCATCCTCAGGTTTAGAGCCATCACCGCCAAGAGGAACATCCCCGCTCTCGACAA GTACTGGGAGGCTGTGTTGGAGCTGCTGTGGCCGAGGTTCGAGCTGATCCTGGAGATGAACATCCACAGCATCAGGAACACAGACCCCCAGAAACTGGGAGTGCTGGACACCAGGCCGCACTAC ATCACTCGTCGTTACGCAGAGTTCTCGTCAGCGATCGTCAGCATCAATCAGACGTTTCCCAACGAGAGAACCAACGCTCTGCTGGGACAGctgcag GTTGAGGTGGAAAACTTTGTGCTGAAGATGGCGGCGGAGTTTCCCTCCAGGAGAGACCAGctcatcttcctcatcaacAACTACGACATGATGCTGGGTGTCCTCATG GAGAGGGCGGCAGACGACAGTAAAGAGGTGGAAggtttccagcagctgctcctgGCCAGAACTCAG gaGTTTATCGAGGAGATTTTGTCTCCCCCCTTCGGAGGGATGATCGCCTTCGTGAAGGAGGCCGAGGCGCTGATGGAGAAAGGGCAGCTGGACCGACTGAAGAACGAAGAGG ctcgGATCACTCAGCTGGTTCGGGGGTTTTCCAGTACGTGGAAACAGTCGGTGGAGTCGATGAGTCAGGACGTCATGAGGTCTTTCACCAACTTCAAAAATGGAACCAGCATCATTCAG GGCGCTCTGACCCAGCTGATCCAGTACTACCACGGCTTCCACAAGATCCTGAACCAGCCGACGTTCCGCAGCCTGGCCGTCCGCTCCGAGCTCATCAACCTGCACCACCTCATGGTCGAGGTCAAGAAGCACAAGCCCAACTTCTAA
- the vps52 gene encoding vacuolar protein sorting-associated protein 52 homolog isoform X2 — protein sequence MAEGTTAAVGAGLDVNTAGNPTEIAMAYLQDETEGEISNLNLGELDLTTDEFILDEVDIHIQANLEDDLVKEALKTGVDLRQYSKQVEAELQRIEQASIKDYIKESQNIALLHNQITACDSILERMEGMLSGFQSDLSSISSEIQTLQQQSVSMNVRLKNRQAVRSHLSQLVDELVVPGAMISTILDSPVTEQEFLEQLHELNNKINFAKELSFRETLACSDIQDIVDRLKLKAVSKIREFILQKIYSFRKPMTNYQIPQNTLLKYRFFYQFLLANERTVAKEIRDEYVDTMSKIYYSYFKSYSGRLLKVQYEEVADKDDLMGVEDTAKKGFFSKPSLKSRNTIFTLGQRGAILSPAELEGPILVPHTAQRGDSRYPYETLFRSQHYALLDNGCREYLFLSDFFMVAGNSALDLFNSIMGKTLSMFLKSMSTYVSDCYDSIAIFLCIHIILRFRAITAKRNIPALDKYWEAVLELLWPRFELILEMNIHSIRNTDPQKLGVLDTRPHYITRRYAEFSSAIVSINQTFPNERTNALLGQLQVEVENFVLKMAAEFPSRRDQLIFLINNYDMMLGVLMERAADDSKEVEGFQQLLLARTQEFIEEILSPPFGGMIAFVKEAEALMEKGQLDRLKNEEARITQLVRGFSSTWKQSVESMSQDVMRSFTNFKNGTSIIQGALTQLIQYYHGFHKILNQPTFRSLAVRSELINLHHLMVEVKKHKPNF from the exons ATGGCGGAGGGAACTACAGCAGCTGTTGGAGCTGGCCTCGATGTAAACACAGCTGGAAACCCAACAGAAATCGCCATGGCTTATTTACAAGACGAG ACTGAAGGAGAGATCTCTAACCTGAACCTGGGAGAACTGGACCTCACCACCGATGAGTTTATCCTGGATGAAGTGGACA TTCACATCCAGGCCAATCTGGAGGATGACCTCGTGAAGGAGGCGCTCAAAACG GGTGTCGACCTCAGGCAGTACTCCAaacaggtggaggcagagctgcagaggatcGAACAGGCCTCCATCAAAGACT ACATCAAGGAGAGTCAGAACATCGCTCTCCTGCACAACCAGATCACCGCCTGTGATTCCATACTGGAG CGTATGGAGGGAATGCTGAGCGGCTTCCAGAGCGACCTGTCCTCCATCAGCAGTGAGATCcagactctgcagcagcagtcgGTCAGCATGAACGTCCGGCTGAAGAACAGGCAGGCCGTGCGCAGCCACCTCAGCCAGCTGGTGGACGAGCTGGTGGTGCCCGGAGCCATGATCTC CACCATCCTGGACAGCCCTGTGACGGAGCAGGAGTTCCTGGAGCAGCTCCACGAGCTCAACAACAAGATCAACTTTGCCAAAGAGCTGAGCTTCAGAGAGACGCTGGCCTGCTCCGACATCCAGGACATCGTGGACCGCCTCAAACTCAag GCTGTTTCAAAGATCAGAGAGTTCATTCTCCAGAAGATCTACTCCTTCAGGAAGCCGATGACCAACTATCAGATACCACAGAACACGCTGCTGAAGTACAG ATTTTTCTACCAGTTCCTCTTGGCCAATGAGAGGACGGTTGCAAAAGAGATCCGAGACGAGTACGTGGACACGATGAGTAAAATCTACTACAGCTACTTCAAATCGTACAGCGGCAGGCTGCTCAAAGTGCAG TACGAGGAGGTGGCAGACAAAGACGACCTGATGGGGGTAGAAGACACAGCCAAGAAAG GTTTCTTCTCCAAACCGTCTCTGAAGAGCAGGAACACCATCTTCACTCTGGGCCAGAGGGGGGCCATACTGAGTCCTGCTGAGCTGGAGGGGCCGATCCTGGTTCCACATACagctcagagaggagacagcagg TATCCGTATGAGACGCTGTTCCGCAGCCAGCACTACGCTCTGCTGGACAACGGCTGCAGAGAATACCTCTTCCTGTCAGACTTCTTCATGGTGGCAGGAAACTCTGCGCTCGACCTCTTCAACAGCATCATGGGAAAAACTCTCAGCATGTTCCTG aagAGTATGTCCACGTACGTGTCCGACTGCTACGACAGCATCGCCATCTTCCTGTGCATCCACATCATCCTCAGGTTTAGAGCCATCACCGCCAAGAGGAACATCCCCGCTCTCGACAA GTACTGGGAGGCTGTGTTGGAGCTGCTGTGGCCGAGGTTCGAGCTGATCCTGGAGATGAACATCCACAGCATCAGGAACACAGACCCCCAGAAACTGGGAGTGCTGGACACCAGGCCGCACTAC ATCACTCGTCGTTACGCAGAGTTCTCGTCAGCGATCGTCAGCATCAATCAGACGTTTCCCAACGAGAGAACCAACGCTCTGCTGGGACAGctgcag GTTGAGGTGGAAAACTTTGTGCTGAAGATGGCGGCGGAGTTTCCCTCCAGGAGAGACCAGctcatcttcctcatcaacAACTACGACATGATGCTGGGTGTCCTCATG GAGAGGGCGGCAGACGACAGTAAAGAGGTGGAAggtttccagcagctgctcctgGCCAGAACTCAG gaGTTTATCGAGGAGATTTTGTCTCCCCCCTTCGGAGGGATGATCGCCTTCGTGAAGGAGGCCGAGGCGCTGATGGAGAAAGGGCAGCTGGACCGACTGAAGAACGAAGAGG ctcgGATCACTCAGCTGGTTCGGGGGTTTTCCAGTACGTGGAAACAGTCGGTGGAGTCGATGAGTCAGGACGTCATGAGGTCTTTCACCAACTTCAAAAATGGAACCAGCATCATTCAG GGCGCTCTGACCCAGCTGATCCAGTACTACCACGGCTTCCACAAGATCCTGAACCAGCCGACGTTCCGCAGCCTGGCCGTCCGCTCCGAGCTCATCAACCTGCACCACCTCATGGTCGAGGTCAAGAAGCACAAGCCCAACTTCTAA
- the rps18 gene encoding 40S ribosomal protein S18: MSLVIPEKFQHILRVLNTNIDGRRKIAFAITAIKGVGRRYAHVVLRKADIDLNKRAGELTEEEVERVVTIMQNPRQYKIPDWFLNRQKDVKDGKYSQVLANGLDNKLREDLERLKKIRAHRGLRHFWGLRVRGQHTKTTGRRGRTVGVSKKK; the protein is encoded by the exons ATG tCTCTGGTCATCCCTGAGAAGTTCCAGCACATTCTTCGTGTTCTCAACACGAACATCGATGGTAGGAGGAAGATCGCCTTCGCCATCACTGCCATCAAG GGTGTTGGCAGACGTTACGCCCATGTCGTCCTGAGGAAGGCCGACATCGACCTCAACAAGAGGGCTGGGGAGCtgactgaggaggag GTTGAGCGTGTGGTGACCATCATGCAGAATCCTCGCCAGTACAAAATCCCAGACTGGTTCCTCAACAGGCAGAAGGACGTCAAGGACGGCAAATACAGCCAG GTCCTCGCCAACGGTCTGGACAACAAGCTGAGAGAAGATCTGGAGAGGCTGAAGAAGATCAGGGCTCACCGTGGTCTCAGGCACTTCTGGGG TCTGCGTGTGCGTGGTCAGCACACCAAGACCACCGGCCGTCGTGGTCGAACCGTCGGTGTGTCCAAGAAGAAGTAA
- the LOC108891253 gene encoding E3 ubiquitin-protein ligase RING2-A isoform X2 translates to MAAPVNIQTPSKTWELSLYELHRSPQEAIMDGTEVAVSPRSLHSELMCPICLDMLKNTMTTKECLHRFCSDCIVTALRSGNKECPTCRKKLVSRRSLRRDSNFDALISKIYPSRDEYEAHQRRVLDRLNRLHNKEALSSSIEEGLRQQARYRNHRVKKQTQESDNTTFSGGEDNGDARSHLSHDSAPSHTPHPCGQTPSEAGPSRKRPRVSDDGSGPEADSGSPTPPMRRHKEGPASEIELVFRPHPQLVHDQDYNQTRYVKTTANATVDHLSKYLALRIALEDRQTNGETEEGGGGEDRGAEGGEQGGGGESGRAAAGGGGGGEGSSLSNISEKQYTIYIMTRGGQFSTLNGSLTLELVNEKYWKVRRPLELYYAPTKDQQQPQPQQQPQQKSPPSQRDG, encoded by the exons ATGGCAGCTCCAGTAAACATCCAGACTCCCAGTAAGACCTGGGAGCTGAGTCTGTACGAGCTGCACAGGAGCCCTCAG gaGGCGATCATGGATGGGACGGAGGTGGCGGTGTCTCCTCGCTCTCTGCACAGCGAGCTGATGTGTCCCATCTGTCTGGACATGCTGAAGAACACCATGACCACCAAAGAGTGTCTGCACCGCTTCTGCTCTGACTGCATCGTCACCGCGCTGCGATCAGG gaACAAAGAGTGTCCGACCTGCAGGAAGAAGCTGGTCTCCAGACGTTCCCTGCGTCGAGACTCAAACTTTGACGCGCTGATCTCGAAGATCTACCCGAGCCGCGACGAGTACGAGGCCCACCAGCGCCGAGTCCTGGACCGACTCAACAGGCTGCACAACAAGGAGGCGCTGAGCTCCAGCATCGAGGAGGGGCTCCGCCAGCAGGCCCGCTACAG GAACCACCGGGTGAAGAAGCAGACTCAGGAAAGTGACAACACCACCTTCAGCGGTGGGGAGGATAACGGCGACGCCCGGTCGCACCTGTCCCACGACTCcgccccctcacacacaccccacccctGCGGTCAGACCCCCTCGGAGGCCGGGCCGAGCCGCAAGAGGCCGCGGGTCTCGGACGACGGCTCGGGGCCCGAGGCGGACAGCGGGAGCCCGACGCCTCCAATGAGACGCCACAAAGAGGGGCCGGCCTCAGAGATCGAGCTGGTGTTCAGACCACACCCACAGCTGGTCCACGACCAGGACTACAACCAGACCAG ATATGTGAAGACAACAGCCAACGCCACAGTGGACCACCTGTCTAAATACCTGGCCCTGCGCATCGCtctggaggacagacagaccaaCGGGGAGacggaggagggaggtggaggagaggacagaggagcagagggaggagaacaaggaggaggaggagagagtggaagagcagcagcaggtggaggaggaggtggagaggggtCGAGTCTGAGCAACATCAGTGAGAAACAGTACACCATCTACATCATGACCAGAGGAGGACAGTTCTCT ACGCTGAACGGCTCTCTGACTCTGGAGCTGGTCAATGAGAAATACTGGAAGGTCAGGAGGCCTCTGGAGCTTTACTACGCCCCCACCAAGGACCAACagcaaccacaaccacagcaacAACCGCAACAGAAGTCTCCTCCTTCACAGAGGGATGGATGA
- the LOC108891253 gene encoding E3 ubiquitin-protein ligase RING2-A isoform X1, which translates to MAAPVNIQTPSKTWELSLYELHRSPQEAIMDGTEVAVSPRSLHSELMCPICLDMLKNTMTTKECLHRFCSDCIVTALRSGNKECPTCRKKLVSRRSLRRDSNFDALISKIYPSRDEYEAHQRRVLDRLNRLHNKEALSSSIEEGLRQQARYRSERNHRVKKQTQESDNTTFSGGEDNGDARSHLSHDSAPSHTPHPCGQTPSEAGPSRKRPRVSDDGSGPEADSGSPTPPMRRHKEGPASEIELVFRPHPQLVHDQDYNQTRYVKTTANATVDHLSKYLALRIALEDRQTNGETEEGGGGEDRGAEGGEQGGGGESGRAAAGGGGGGEGSSLSNISEKQYTIYIMTRGGQFSTLNGSLTLELVNEKYWKVRRPLELYYAPTKDQQQPQPQQQPQQKSPPSQRDG; encoded by the exons ATGGCAGCTCCAGTAAACATCCAGACTCCCAGTAAGACCTGGGAGCTGAGTCTGTACGAGCTGCACAGGAGCCCTCAG gaGGCGATCATGGATGGGACGGAGGTGGCGGTGTCTCCTCGCTCTCTGCACAGCGAGCTGATGTGTCCCATCTGTCTGGACATGCTGAAGAACACCATGACCACCAAAGAGTGTCTGCACCGCTTCTGCTCTGACTGCATCGTCACCGCGCTGCGATCAGG gaACAAAGAGTGTCCGACCTGCAGGAAGAAGCTGGTCTCCAGACGTTCCCTGCGTCGAGACTCAAACTTTGACGCGCTGATCTCGAAGATCTACCCGAGCCGCGACGAGTACGAGGCCCACCAGCGCCGAGTCCTGGACCGACTCAACAGGCTGCACAACAAGGAGGCGCTGAGCTCCAGCATCGAGGAGGGGCTCCGCCAGCAGGCCCGCTACAGGTCCGAGAG GAACCACCGGGTGAAGAAGCAGACTCAGGAAAGTGACAACACCACCTTCAGCGGTGGGGAGGATAACGGCGACGCCCGGTCGCACCTGTCCCACGACTCcgccccctcacacacaccccacccctGCGGTCAGACCCCCTCGGAGGCCGGGCCGAGCCGCAAGAGGCCGCGGGTCTCGGACGACGGCTCGGGGCCCGAGGCGGACAGCGGGAGCCCGACGCCTCCAATGAGACGCCACAAAGAGGGGCCGGCCTCAGAGATCGAGCTGGTGTTCAGACCACACCCACAGCTGGTCCACGACCAGGACTACAACCAGACCAG ATATGTGAAGACAACAGCCAACGCCACAGTGGACCACCTGTCTAAATACCTGGCCCTGCGCATCGCtctggaggacagacagaccaaCGGGGAGacggaggagggaggtggaggagaggacagaggagcagagggaggagaacaaggaggaggaggagagagtggaagagcagcagcaggtggaggaggaggtggagaggggtCGAGTCTGAGCAACATCAGTGAGAAACAGTACACCATCTACATCATGACCAGAGGAGGACAGTTCTCT ACGCTGAACGGCTCTCTGACTCTGGAGCTGGTCAATGAGAAATACTGGAAGGTCAGGAGGCCTCTGGAGCTTTACTACGCCCCCACCAAGGACCAACagcaaccacaaccacagcaacAACCGCAACAGAAGTCTCCTCCTTCACAGAGGGATGGATGA